Proteins encoded together in one Spodoptera frugiperda isolate SF20-4 chromosome 15, AGI-APGP_CSIRO_Sfru_2.0, whole genome shotgun sequence window:
- the LOC118271632 gene encoding DNA helicase MCM8 has protein sequence MRRNWRGRYRNNWYRSRNNQNNSSDNQSLNNSTNSHRVTSTAGSSRAPANQIPTVIPINEATNIWKLYFPTKDQQPDLEVTSQIKCVKQFIEKHKNLFDLEKIDQTRSVPLDVTNLLNDTEFISSWPSFNTELFEYPDNTLRLLEYCLHETLKCESKIKVRILNHQPVIPLANLKVNYFGKLVTIKGTVIRVGSVGLICTSMAFECSSCHNLQAVIQPQGVFTAPTSCQSCNGGSKFEPLQSSPFTNTTDWQVAKIQEIQSQSLSGTIPRSVEIELQGDLVGAACPGDVLSVTGIVQVRGESKGGEDGKRAARLLQLYIEAVSIHSHRNLSNPTLSFTLKDYYAIQEIHATEDVFRLLVHSLCPTIFGHEAVKAGLILGLIGGTEHDNGPRSNPHVLVVGDPGLGKSQLLQAAAHAAPRGVYVCGASASAGGLTVALGREAGGDFALEAGALVLADKGVCCIDELDKMTAHHSSLLEAMEQRRVSVAKGGVVCSLAARATVLAAANPAGGSYNRSKTVAENLKLNSALLSRFDLVFILLDQPDEKMDAMLSEHVLALHSGHKGKHTTKQNNLNISMNTSQCDNEISLSQRLRLKPGEVIDHLPLVLLRKYIAYARRYVHPKLSTEAANALQNFYLELRHNHQGGSHDGTPITTRQLEACIRLTQARARVDLREEATVKDANDVISLLKHSLIDTFSDEFGNIQLSRSINGSGVSSRNKLKKFLDALTRRSHQLGKDIFTRQEMIQIHKAAGVAGDPNDLIEAMHTHSYLLLKGSNTYQLITI, from the exons ATGCGTCGTAATTGGAGAGGACGTTATCGTAATAATTGGTACCGTTCgagaaataatcaaaataacagTTCAGACAATCAGAGtttaaataattcaacaaaTAGTCACCGAGTGACTAGTACTGCAGGATCTTCAAGAGCTCCAGCTAACCAGATACCAACTGTTATACCCATTAATGAAGCTACAAACATTTGGAAATTGTACTTTCCCACGAAAG aTCAACAACCGGATTTAGAGGTAACTAGCCAAATTAAATGTGTGAAACAATTCATTGAGAAACACAAAAATTTGTTTGATTTGGAGAAAATAGACCAGACCCGCAGCGTGCCATTGGATGTCACCAATTTGTTAAATGATACAGAGTTCATTAGCAGCTGGCCTAGCTTTAATACAGAATTGTTTGAATATCCAGATAATACATTGAGGCTCCTTGAATATTGTTTACATGAG ACTCTCAAATGtgaatcaaaaataaaagtgaGAATACTGAATCACCAGCCCGTGATTCCATTAgctaatttaaaagtaaattactttG GCAAACTAGTGACAATAAAGGGTACAGTCATCAGAGTGGGGAGTGTGGGGCTCATCTGCACTTCTATGGCATTTGAGTGTTCTAGCTGCCACAACCTTCAAGCCGTCATTCAGCCCCAGGGAGTATTCACAG CTCCAACATCATGCCAAAGCTGCAATGGTGGCTCAAAGTTTGAACCATTGCAATCATCTCCATTCACCAACACAACAGACTGGCAAGTTGCTAAAATACAAGAAATTCAGTCACAG AGCCTGTCTGGAACTATACCAAGAAGTGTAGAGATAGAACTTCAGGGAGACCTAGTTGGTGCAGCATGTCCCGGTGATGTGCTCTCAGTCACAGGAATAGTTCAG GTACGTGGCGAAAGCAAAGGCGGCGAAGACGGCAAACGAGCTGCAAGACTCCTACAACTTTACATTGAAGCTGTGTCAATACACAGCCATAGAAATCTGAGCAATCCAACTCTATCTTTTACATTGAAAGATTATTATGCTATACAG GAAATACATGCCACAGAGGATGTGTTCAGATTACTAGTCCACTCACTCTGTCCAACAATATTTGGGCATGAGGCAGTGAAAGCTGGACTGATACTTGGTCTTATTGGTGGTACTGAACATGATAATGGACCGAGGTCCAACCCTCATGTGCTGGTTGTGGGGGATCCAGGACTTGGGAAGTCACAGTTGCTACAGGCTGCAGCTCATGCTGCTCCAAGAG GTGTTTATGTATGCGGCGCCTCTGCATCTGCAGGAGGCCTCACTGTAGCATTAGGCCGGGAAGCAGGAGGAGACTTCGCTTTAGAAGCAGGCGCACTGGTTCTTGCCGATAAAGGCGTATGCTGTATTGATGAACTTGATAAG ATGACCGCTCACCACAGCAGTTTGTTAGAAGCTATGGAACAGCGGCGTGTGAGCGTGGCCAAGGGAGGCGTGGTGTGCAGCCTGGCCGCACGGGCCACTGTACTGGCCGCCGCCAACCCTGCTGGAGGCAGCTACAACAG atcTAAAACTGTAGCAGAGAACCTAAAATTAAATTCAGCACTTCTCTCAAGatttgatttagtttttatacttTTGGACCAACCCGATGAG AAAATGGATGCGATGCTATCGGAACACGTGCTGGCTCTACATTCCGGTCATAAAGGAAAGCATACAACAAAACAGAATAATCTAAACATTAGCATGAATACAAGTCAATGTGATAACGAGATTTCGCTCag TCAGAGACTTCGTTTAAAACCTGGTGAGGTGATCGACCATCTACCTTTAGTTCTGTTAAGAAAATACATAGCGTACGCTAGAAGGTACGTCCACCCCAAACTGAGTACCGAAGCAGCCAATGCTTTGCAAAACTTTTATTTAGAGCTAAGACACAACCATCAAGGTGGCTCCCATGACGGTACACCTATAACAACACGCCAACTTGAAGCCTGCATACGACTTACCCAG GCTAGAGCTCGTGTGGATTTGAGAGAAGAAGCTACTGTCAAAGACGCAAATGATGTGATAAGCTTATTGAAACACAGTCTAATAGATACATTCAGTGACGAGTTTGGAAATATACAATTATCCAGGTCTATTAATGGATCAGGCGTTAGTTCCCGAAACAAG ttaAAAAAGTTCTTGGATGCATTAACAAGAAGATCTCATCAGCTAGGAAAGGATATATTCACAAGACAAGAGATGATACAAATACATAAAGCTGCAGGAGTTGCTGGGGACCCAAATGACTTGATTGAAGCGATGCACACACAttcatacttattattaaaaggGTCTAACACATATCAGTTGatcacaatttaa